Proteins from a genomic interval of Quercus lobata isolate SW786 chromosome 11, ValleyOak3.0 Primary Assembly, whole genome shotgun sequence:
- the LOC115968051 gene encoding uncharacterized protein LOC115968051 gives MDLNKKGVLLSYDRASIKNDTSGDTTLRLNCLGYGGNDTARYGCNQSNLGVNLSNASDDGCRLVLGLGPTPSAYSDKYNNVGFKKNKGLATTTLPHRVSSEGDSILQLSLSGGTNDSSSVLDISVSTEADFNTFPLPNQVSVEDNHLMIPVVDEGSTSAKKSGGYMPSLLFAPRTDNAKVSMQTQELELLELGTKPQSSYELSSTTEYSMGTISEQATTGTSSDHRTSNSKKCKFLGCTKGARGASGLCIGHGGGQRCQKPGCNKGAESRTAYCKAHGGGKRCQHLGCTKSAEGKTDYCIAHGGGRRCGYAGGCSKAARGKSGLCIRHGGGKRCKVDGCTRSAEGQAGLCISHGGGRRCQSDGCTKGAQGSTMYCKAHGGGKRCIFAGCTKGAEGSTPLCKGHGGGKRCLFDGGGICPKSVHGGTNFCVAHGGGKRCAVPGCTKSARGRTDCCVRHGGGKRCKFENCGKSAQGSTDYCKAHGGGKRCTWGEGKCEKFARGKSGLCAAHSSMVQEREINKKGMIAPGLFYGLVSSDSTTTGSGFENSSSSSGVCVVPSCIESLETSAKQQLIPPQVLVPQSMKSFSSDTSFLSAEKTEGGTKVCGIGISSSAGSKSFDFVAPEGRVHGGGLMSLFGGNLKNAIDGI, from the coding sequence ATGGATCTGAACAAGAAGGGGGTACTGTTATCTTATGATCGAGCTTCCATAAAAAATGACACCTCAGGTGATACTACTCTGCGCCTGAACTGCCTTGGCTATGGAGGCAATGACACAGCTAGATATGGGTGTAACCAAAGCAATCTTGGGGTTAACTTATCCAATGCTTCTGATGACGGCTGCAGATTGGTACTTGGACTGGGCCCAACACCAAGTGCATACTCtgataaatataataatgtggGCTTTAAGAAGAACAAAGGATTAGCCACCACCACATTACCTCACAGGGTATCATCTGAGGGTGATTCAATCCTACAACTCAGTCTTTCTGGAGGTACTAATGATTCTTCAAGTGTTCTTGATATTTCAGTTTCAACAGAGGCTGATTTTAATACCTTCCCTCTCCCAAACCAAGTATCTGTTGAAGATAATCATCTTATGATTCCTGTTGTTGATGAGGGTTCTACCTCAGCAAAGAAATCAGGTGGCTATATGCCATCACTTCTTTTTGCTCCAAGAACAGACAATGCCAAGGTTTCAATGCAAACACAGGAACTTGAACTTCTAGAGCTCGGGACCAAGCCCCAGTCGAGCTATGAACTGTCCTCTACAACAGAGTACTCAATGGGCACCATCTCTGAGCAAGCAACTACCGGAACATCTTCAGACCACCGAACCAGCAATTCTAAGAAATGCAAATTTTTGGGTTGCACAAAAGGTGCACGAGGGGCATCTGGTCTTTGTATTGGTCATGGGGGTGGTCAGAGATGCCAGAAACCAGGATGCAACAAGGGTGCTGAGAGCCGAACTGCCTATTGCAAGGCCCATGGTGGAGGGAAGAGGTGCCAACACTTGGGTTGCACTAAAAGTGCTGAGGGGAAGACGGATTATTGTATAGCACATGGTGGTGGCAGAAGATGTGGGTATGCAGGTGGGTGCAGCAAAGCTGCACGAGGCAAGTCAGGCCTTTGCATTAGACATGGAGGGGGTAAGAGGTGTAAGGTCGATGGCTGCACTCGTAGTGCTGAAGGACAGGCTGGTTTGTGCATCTCTCATGGGGGTGGACGCCGTTGTCAGTCTGACGGATGCACAAAGGGTGCGCAAGGGAGTACCATGTATTGCAAGGCACATGGTGGTGGAAAGCGATGCATATTTGCAGGTTGCACCAAAGGCGCAGAAGGGAGTACTCCATTGTGCAAGGGACATGGTGGGGGTAAGCGCTGCCTCTTTGATGGTGGTGGGATTTGCCCAAAGAGTGTCCATGGAGGTACAAACTTTTGTGTTGCCCATGGTGGTGGAAAGAGATGTGCTGTGCCAGGCTGCACAAAAAGTGCACGTGGCCGAACAGATTGTTGCGTTAGACATGGGGGAGGGAAGCGGTGCAAGTTTGAAAACTGTGGCAAGAGTGCTCAAGGGAGCACAGATTACTGCAAGGCTCATGGTGGTGGAAAGCGATGCACTTGGGGAGAGGGCAAATGTGAGAAATTCGCAAGGGGTAAGAGTGGCCTCTGTGCTGCTCACAGTAGCATGGTCCAGGAGCGGGAGATAAACAAGAAAGGTATGATTGCACCAGGACTCTTCTATGGCCTTGTATCTAGTGATTCAACAACTACAGGGAGTGGATTTGAAAACAGTAGTTCTTCCTCTGGAGTCTGTGTTGTCCCCAGCTGCATTGAGTCGCTTGAAACTTCAGCAAAACAACAACTTATACCCCCACAGGTATTGGTTCCTCAATCAATGAAGTCATTTTCATCTGATACAAGCTTCTTGAGTGCTGAGAAGACAGAGGGAGGGACCAAAGTTTGTGGCATTGGCATCAGCAGTAGTGCTGGGAGTAAAAGCTTTGACTTTGTTGCTCCAGAGGGGAGAGTCCACGGTGGGGGTCTCATGTCATTGTTTGGTGGGAATCTGAAGAATGCAATTGATGGGATCTGA